One genomic region from Brachionichthys hirsutus isolate HB-005 chromosome 24, CSIRO-AGI_Bhir_v1, whole genome shotgun sequence encodes:
- the LOC137912086 gene encoding tubulin alpha chain-like has translation MRECISIHVGQAGVQMGNTCWELYCLEHGIEPDGRMPAKDPAKPHDDSFTTFFSETAAGKYVPRAILVDLEPTVIDEVRTGSYRQLFHPEQLISGKEDAANNYARGHYTVGKEHIDAVLERVRKLADQCTGLQGFLVFHSFGGGTGSGFTSLLLERLSVDFGKKSKLEFAIYPAPQVSTAVVEPYNAVLTTHTTLEHSDCAFMVDNEAIYDICRRNLDIARPTYTNLNRLISQIVSSITASLRFDGALNVDLTEFQTNLVPYPRIHFPLATYAPVISAEKAYHEQLTVADITNACFEPANQMVKCDPRHGKYMACCLLYRGDVVPKDVNGAICAIKTKRSIQFVDWCPTGFKVGINYQPPSVVPGGDLAKVERAVCMLSNTTAIAEAWARLDHKFDLMYAKRAFVHWYVGEGMEEGEFSEAREDMAALEKDYEEVGIESFEEDEEGEEY, from the exons ATG CGCGAGTGTATCTCCATCCACGTCGGCCAGGCCGGCGTCCAGATGGGCAACACCTGCTGGGAGCTGTACTGCCTGGAGCACGGCATCGAGCCGGACGGCCGGATGCCCGCCAAGGACCCCGCCAAGCCCCACGACGACTCCTTCACCACCTTCTTCAGCGAGACCGCCGCCGGGAAATACGTCCCCAGGGCCATCTTGGTCGACCTGGAGCCCACTGTGATCG ACGAAGTCCGCACGGGGTCGTACCGCCAGCTCTTCCACCCCGAGCAGCTGATCTCGGGCAAGGAGGACGCCGCCAACAACTACGCCCGCGGCCACTACACGGTCGGGAAGGAGCACATCGACGCCGTCCTGGAGAGAGTCCGCAAGCTG gcggaCCAGTGCACGGGGCTGCAGGGTTTCCTCGTCTTCCATTCCTTCGGGGGAGGAACCGGATCCGGtttcacctccctcctcctggaGCGCCTCTCGGTGGATTTCGGTAAGAAATCCAAGCTGGAGTTCGCCATCTACCCGGCCCCCCAGGTGTCCACGGCCGTGGTGGAGCCGTACAACGCCGTCCTGACCACCCACACCACCCTGGAGCACTCCGACTGCGCCTTCATGGTGGACAACGAGGCCATCTACGACATCTGCCGCAGGAACCTGGACATCGCCCGGCCGACGTACACCAACCTGAACCGCCTCATCAGCCAGATCGTGTCGTCCATCACCGCCTCGCTGCGCTTCGACGGCGCCCTGAACGTCGACCTGACGGAGTTCCAGACCAACCTGGTGCCCTACCCTCGCATCCACTTCCCGCTGGCCACCTACGCGCCGGTGATCTCGGCGGAGAAGGCCTACCACGAGCAGCTCACCGTGGCCGACATCACCAACGCCTGCTTCGAGCCGGCCAATCAGATGGTGAAGTGCGACCCCCGCCACGGCAAGTACATGGCGTGCTGCCTGCTGTACCGCGGCGACGTGGTGCCCAAAGACGTCAACGGGGCCATCTGCGCCATCAAGACCAAGCGCTCCATCCAGTTCGTGGACTGGTGCCCCACGGGCTTCAAGGTGGGCATCAACTACCAGCCCCCGTCCGTGGTCCCCGGGGGGGACCTGGCCAAGGTGGAGCGGGCGGTGTGCATGCTCAGCAACACCACCGCCATCGCCGAGGCCTGGGCGCGGCTGGACCACAAGTTCGACCTGATGTACGCCAAGCGGGCCTTCGTCCACTGGTACGTCGGCGAGGGGATGGAGGAGGGCGAGTTCTCGGAGGCCAGGGAGGACATGGCCGCCCTGGAGAAGGACTACGAAGAGGTCGGCATCGAGTCGTTCGAGGAGGACGAAGAAGGAGAGGAGTATTAA